A DNA window from Pseudomonas wuhanensis contains the following coding sequences:
- a CDS encoding RHS repeat domain-containing protein → MTAGIHRHTPSLTVNDSRGLPIRQIAYLRTLVNETAIALMTRQRHDAAGRLIEQWDPRLSKPNHATTYSLSNEPLKIDSADAGWRLSLPGLAGETLQRRDQRGSHWRTTYDPQLRPLAIEENDQPDVETFTYADASVDAGHNLRGQLLEQVDPSGKLSLDSYGLLRQPLRETRTFHDAKTFVSSCIYSPLGTVLEQIDAGEHRQQSRHDLAGQLKDVQLKLKGQTDWQTVLRDAQYNAAGQIIEQQAGNGVTSHWTYDPADGRLQRQRAQKDQQPALQDFEYVYDRVGNIIRILDHAFIPSHFGNQRVDGHRAFSYDSLYQLITATGYDDAPPSDLPGRPVPTAPNDRRNYTQTYTYDHGGNLIGLRHVRDGASHTRELFIDSGSNRGVRWTEGDPTPDFQTLFDRHGNLLAPQPDRSMQWDARDQLMSVTLVKRDSGPDDEERYRYSQGVRVYKRHETHTAKTSHFHEVRYLPRLEIRTRDNGEELHIITLATGIGSVRCLHWEAGKPADIDADQLRYSLDDHLGSCLMELDQQAQLISHEGYYPFGATAWMTARSAVEVDYKTVRYSGKEMDVSGLYYYGMRYYAPWLGRWTQPDKSGTVDGLNLYRMTGNNPINFVDEQGAMMAPPPLTPAQTTISISSPSSSRRSSVASSTSQGSNSPALVGNPEANPPGQLPPKPEQSWREWGKEKALAAVNSKVGLALLPVTTSGPANAAIVSTILTASAQLILHATIFNPGWSPPATWGSATAGTLPPKDVTQDANRLFQTISVSVTLAGAVAGTVLGPIVGGYVDELRGTKAKADKKAQAGKSIDTIDRLIAEQRLVDEVSVKAQTSLREQVLEVEDLTGITWQTMEMLEKITRLRPGNISESNASSRRASTSSQSSGGSGVFQRRATARTPVRKNNTHL, encoded by the coding sequence ATGACCGCTGGCATCCATAGACACACGCCCTCGCTCACGGTGAATGACAGTCGTGGCTTGCCGATTCGCCAGATCGCGTATTTGCGCACTCTCGTCAATGAAACGGCTATCGCCCTGATGACCCGTCAGCGCCACGATGCTGCCGGACGATTGATAGAGCAATGGGACCCGCGCCTATCCAAACCCAACCACGCTACAACCTATAGCCTGTCCAACGAGCCGCTGAAAATCGACAGTGCCGACGCCGGCTGGCGTCTGAGCCTGCCAGGGCTGGCCGGGGAAACGCTTCAGCGCCGGGATCAACGCGGCAGTCATTGGCGCACCACCTATGACCCGCAGCTGCGCCCGCTCGCCATCGAGGAAAACGACCAGCCAGACGTCGAAACCTTTACCTATGCCGATGCCTCGGTCGACGCCGGCCACAACTTGCGCGGCCAGTTGCTTGAACAAGTGGACCCCTCGGGAAAATTGAGCCTCGACAGCTATGGCCTGCTCCGGCAGCCGCTACGCGAAACCCGCACCTTTCACGATGCCAAAACCTTTGTCAGCAGCTGCATTTATAGTCCTCTGGGCACAGTGCTGGAGCAGATCGATGCCGGCGAACACCGGCAACAATCACGCCACGACCTTGCCGGTCAACTCAAAGACGTGCAATTGAAGCTCAAGGGGCAAACCGACTGGCAGACGGTGTTGCGGGACGCACAGTACAACGCCGCCGGGCAAATCATTGAACAGCAGGCCGGCAATGGCGTGACCAGCCACTGGACCTACGACCCAGCCGATGGGCGCCTGCAACGGCAACGCGCGCAGAAAGACCAGCAGCCAGCCCTTCAGGATTTCGAATACGTTTACGACCGGGTAGGCAACATCATCCGCATCCTCGACCATGCGTTCATCCCCAGCCACTTTGGGAATCAGCGAGTCGATGGCCATCGTGCATTCAGCTACGACTCTCTTTACCAACTGATCACCGCGACCGGTTACGACGACGCCCCGCCGTCAGACCTTCCGGGCCGGCCCGTGCCGACCGCCCCCAACGATCGACGCAACTACACCCAGACCTACACTTATGATCACGGCGGTAACCTGATCGGGCTACGCCATGTGCGCGACGGTGCCAGTCATACTCGCGAGTTATTCATCGACTCTGGCAGCAACCGTGGCGTGCGTTGGACTGAGGGTGACCCCACCCCGGATTTCCAAACGCTGTTCGACCGCCACGGCAATCTACTGGCCCCGCAGCCCGACCGGTCGATGCAATGGGATGCCCGCGATCAGCTGATGTCGGTAACCCTGGTCAAGCGCGACAGCGGCCCCGACGACGAAGAACGTTACCGCTACAGCCAAGGCGTGCGGGTCTACAAACGCCACGAAACCCATACCGCGAAAACCAGCCATTTTCACGAGGTGCGCTATCTGCCGAGACTGGAGATCCGCACCAGGGACAACGGCGAAGAACTGCACATCATCACTCTCGCCACCGGGATCGGCAGCGTGCGTTGCCTGCACTGGGAGGCAGGAAAACCGGCCGATATCGACGCCGACCAGTTGCGCTACAGCCTGGATGACCACTTGGGTTCGTGCCTGATGGAACTGGATCAACAGGCACAATTGATCAGCCACGAAGGCTACTACCCGTTCGGCGCCACCGCATGGATGACAGCGCGTTCGGCGGTGGAGGTCGATTACAAGACTGTGCGCTATTCGGGCAAGGAGATGGATGTCAGCGGGTTGTATTACTACGGCATGCGTTATTACGCACCGTGGCTGGGTCGCTGGACGCAGCCGGATAAATCCGGAACCGTGGATGGATTGAACCTGTACCGGATGACCGGAAACAACCCGATCAACTTTGTTGATGAGCAAGGGGCCATGATGGCGCCCCCTCCTTTAACGCCTGCACAAACAACAATTAGTATCTCATCCCCATCGTCGTCACGCAGAAGCTCCGTCGCAAGCAGTACGTCGCAAGGTTCTAATTCACCTGCGCTGGTGGGCAATCCTGAAGCAAACCCTCCCGGCCAATTGCCGCCCAAGCCTGAGCAGTCGTGGCGTGAATGGGGCAAGGAAAAGGCTTTGGCGGCCGTCAACTCTAAAGTCGGGTTGGCGTTGCTTCCAGTCACCACATCAGGGCCTGCTAACGCAGCAATCGTTTCAACGATACTGACCGCCAGCGCGCAGCTGATATTACACGCCACAATCTTCAACCCGGGCTGGTCTCCACCGGCCACCTGGGGTTCAGCGACCGCTGGCACACTTCCACCTAAAGACGTCACACAAGACGCCAACCGTCTGTTTCAAACGATCAGCGTCAGCGTGACCTTGGCCGGAGCTGTCGCCGGGACTGTGCTGGGTCCGATAGTGGGGGGGTACGTCGACGAGCTCAGAGGCACCAAAGCCAAAGCGGACAAAAAAGCGCAGGCGGGCAAATCGATAGACACGATCGACAGGTTGATTGCCGAGCAACGCCTGGTGGATGAGGTGTCAGTGAAGGCACAGACCTCGTTACGTGAACAAGTGCTGGAAGTCGAAGACTTGACAGGCATCACTTGGCAAACAATGGAGATGCTCGAGAAAATCACCCGTTTGAGACCAGGAAACATCAGCGAAAGCAATGCATCGTCGCGTCGAGCATCCACTTCATCTCAAAGCTCCGGCGGCAGCGGCGTTTTTCAAAGAAGAGCGACAGCACGCACTCCGGTGCGCAAAAACAACACCCATCTCTGA
- a CDS encoding SpvB/TcaC N-terminal domain-containing protein, which translates to MADQDLSIITPSITKSSSIAMAGQGFGPVGPTGEASFQLLLPISPGRGADPQLALTYSSQSGNGPFGLGWNLNNGQIRRRTNKGVPQYNDDDEIIGHDAQICTKERNADGTIKSRIESSFNGKDIGPHRVVRFTPKVESDFSIRERWEPVIDPPGEPKAIFWLVFGPDGSLHMYGKTEDSRVADPDDPLRVGIWLLCESMTPRGEHICCVYKTDDQDPDPVHDYSAQCYLHQVLYGNFTASQDLYSWTFDHLTDLDWHFHLLFDYGERPASLTEKPEYDGPSLSPWLTRQDPSSAFGHGFEVGMRRRCEQVLMFHHFPAELGAGKVLVRRLLLKYNEHETQWSYSRITSAHYQAWDANGAVENMPPVQFEHSPFSLNTTPERLFEDENMPGIEDGGLYKCVDLYSEGLPGFLCSHDQCWYYREPERDTPGTDEIRYAPWKVLENIPVADRNKPVLQILTDLIGIGRFQWVCAQPGFSGFRALNADRTWAEFQTFAKIPPELFGPHSQLGDLAGEGLLSLAVIGPRAVRIYRNNLEEGFQPPQDVPHKPVDDRLPVFGNHRSELVFMSNLLGADTSGLCRIRHDEIKCWPNLGHGKFGKGRVLPGPKFLYGGFDAARVRIADVDGSGAPALIYLNSDGFEIYLNRGGKGLEETPISVPWPTDVRYDRLCEVTLVDRQGLGCASLIFTKPHMKPHHWCYDFLSAKPYLITSSNNNMGCSASVVYRSSAQEWLDEKQERLAAKPDEAPACYLPLTVPVVSRQTQLDEVTGNCLSQRFKYRKGYYDPLAREYRGFGYVEQADAETATGDDDVGFTAPIRVCSWFIIGQYMNPPRHGYFNGDTDAVPLGNTLISQYDPVEGRDVPFTPSDDSTLPYEIARGMSGAPMRTETYNGEDDPKTALPYSVQEYRYLVREVRAKGEHYPDAIILPLPLETIRYWYEQFIDDPLCEHEINLRWSPYGLPIHSLKVSYARRLTESDDPPFTDPDEQQWWRDACDEAQQSYYVNETRARFIDVDPDSQRRRLGLPWQQRSDALILPKVPLPNGLEPRLVSFEQLTLRQDSAQWKALRVLTGQSVQRYLKTSDQSLLPDGRAEYEALAGPLEVAQMDKTALDAYNDLPPPFDIRAELTNIGYTPMPPLFEPPPPENEKKNVWSSLHGFARYDNLAKFFNVLEYHKTPSHGVTKAKHDDYQLAIKSVELPDGCTTRSEHDYHSLQTVRIIDANENTQEAIYQPFGRLLAHSFFGTENGIATGFKPLSDFLRPEDPRPDPAIADPVAAVQQAAGILLENLFSWMGELPPTVNPELLDKWIANGDVLPSGHICASARQRLRQDVPMTASDQALGELIATVRRVPVHSVSLDVDRYPDDPVAAQIRIVKACVDGFGRPLQTQQLVEPGMAYAVDADGKLIIEDGKYLEVFADPRWRISERVEYNNKGLPVRQFRPFFANTHRYVNDHSLRELGYFDQLFYDVLGRPVKLINAKGYFSRETYHPWYRISEDFNDTYEPPSTEPQRSRP; encoded by the coding sequence ATGGCCGATCAAGACCTCAGCATCATCACGCCTTCCATCACCAAAAGCTCATCGATCGCCATGGCCGGCCAAGGCTTTGGCCCCGTGGGCCCGACCGGCGAAGCGTCATTCCAGCTACTGCTGCCGATTTCTCCCGGACGCGGCGCCGACCCGCAGCTTGCGCTTACGTACAGCAGTCAATCCGGCAACGGCCCGTTCGGCCTCGGCTGGAATCTGAACAACGGTCAAATCCGTCGTCGAACCAACAAGGGTGTACCGCAGTATAACGACGATGACGAAATCATCGGTCACGACGCGCAGATCTGCACGAAAGAACGCAATGCGGATGGCACGATCAAGTCCCGCATCGAAAGCAGCTTCAATGGCAAGGACATCGGTCCTCACAGGGTGGTGCGCTTCACGCCGAAGGTCGAAAGCGATTTCAGCATCAGGGAGCGCTGGGAGCCTGTCATCGACCCGCCGGGCGAGCCGAAGGCGATTTTCTGGCTGGTGTTTGGCCCCGACGGCTCATTGCATATGTACGGCAAAACAGAGGACTCGCGGGTAGCGGATCCGGACGATCCGCTACGCGTGGGGATCTGGCTGCTTTGCGAAAGCATGACCCCCCGTGGCGAACATATCTGCTGCGTCTACAAGACCGACGACCAGGACCCCGACCCTGTTCATGACTACAGTGCCCAGTGCTATCTGCATCAGGTTTTGTACGGCAACTTCACGGCCAGCCAGGATCTGTACAGTTGGACGTTCGATCATCTGACCGATCTGGACTGGCATTTTCATTTGCTGTTCGACTATGGGGAACGCCCCGCTTCCCTGACCGAAAAACCCGAATATGACGGTCCCTCCCTGAGCCCCTGGCTGACCCGTCAAGACCCCTCCTCAGCCTTCGGGCACGGCTTTGAAGTCGGCATGCGCCGGCGCTGTGAGCAGGTGTTGATGTTTCACCACTTTCCCGCCGAGCTGGGTGCAGGAAAGGTGCTGGTCCGGCGGCTGCTGCTCAAGTACAACGAACACGAAACTCAATGGAGCTACAGCCGCATCACCTCGGCCCACTATCAGGCCTGGGATGCCAACGGCGCTGTGGAAAACATGCCGCCGGTGCAGTTCGAGCATTCACCGTTCAGCCTCAACACAACACCGGAACGCCTGTTCGAAGACGAAAACATGCCGGGCATCGAAGATGGCGGGTTGTATAAGTGCGTCGACCTTTACAGCGAAGGTTTGCCGGGCTTTCTCTGCAGCCATGACCAGTGCTGGTACTACCGCGAACCGGAACGTGACACGCCGGGGACCGATGAAATCCGCTACGCCCCCTGGAAAGTGCTGGAAAACATACCGGTCGCGGACCGCAATAAACCCGTGCTTCAGATACTGACCGATCTGATCGGTATCGGCCGTTTCCAATGGGTTTGCGCTCAGCCCGGCTTCAGTGGCTTCCGGGCATTGAACGCCGATCGCACGTGGGCTGAATTCCAGACCTTCGCCAAGATCCCGCCGGAGCTCTTCGGCCCGCATTCGCAATTAGGAGATCTGGCGGGCGAAGGGCTCCTTTCGCTGGCAGTGATCGGGCCTCGCGCCGTGCGCATTTACCGCAACAATCTGGAGGAGGGTTTCCAGCCCCCCCAGGACGTTCCCCATAAGCCTGTGGATGACCGCCTTCCCGTGTTCGGCAATCACCGCAGCGAACTGGTGTTTATGAGCAACCTGCTGGGTGCCGACACGAGTGGGCTGTGCCGCATCCGCCACGACGAAATCAAATGCTGGCCGAACCTGGGCCATGGCAAATTCGGCAAGGGTCGGGTGCTCCCCGGCCCCAAATTCCTGTACGGCGGGTTCGATGCCGCACGGGTGCGGATCGCCGACGTTGATGGATCCGGCGCACCGGCATTGATCTACCTGAATTCCGACGGGTTCGAGATTTACCTGAACCGGGGCGGCAAGGGCCTGGAAGAAACACCGATCAGCGTGCCATGGCCCACGGACGTGCGATACGACCGGCTGTGCGAGGTCACGCTTGTCGACCGGCAGGGTCTGGGCTGTGCCAGCCTGATCTTTACGAAGCCGCACATGAAGCCGCATCACTGGTGCTACGACTTTCTGTCGGCCAAGCCCTACCTGATCACGTCCAGCAACAACAACATGGGCTGCAGCGCCAGTGTCGTCTATCGTAGTTCGGCCCAGGAATGGCTGGATGAAAAGCAGGAACGGCTCGCTGCTAAACCGGATGAAGCCCCGGCATGCTATTTGCCGCTCACTGTGCCGGTTGTCAGTCGGCAAACGCAGCTGGATGAAGTCACCGGCAATTGCCTGAGCCAAAGGTTCAAATACCGCAAGGGTTATTACGACCCGCTTGCCCGTGAATACCGGGGGTTCGGCTATGTGGAACAGGCGGACGCCGAAACCGCCACCGGCGACGATGATGTCGGTTTCACTGCACCAATACGGGTTTGCAGTTGGTTCATCATCGGTCAGTACATGAATCCACCCCGTCATGGTTATTTCAACGGGGACACGGATGCTGTCCCGCTGGGCAATACCTTGATCAGCCAATATGACCCTGTCGAGGGGCGCGACGTACCCTTCACGCCGTCCGACGACAGCACCCTCCCGTATGAAATCGCCCGAGGAATGTCCGGGGCGCCCATGCGAACCGAGACCTACAACGGCGAAGACGACCCGAAAACCGCGCTGCCTTACTCGGTGCAAGAGTACCGCTACCTGGTTCGCGAGGTGCGCGCCAAAGGCGAGCACTATCCCGATGCAATCATCCTGCCTCTACCGCTGGAGACGATCAGATACTGGTACGAACAATTTATCGATGACCCATTGTGTGAGCATGAAATCAACCTGCGCTGGAGCCCATACGGTCTGCCCATACATTCGCTAAAGGTCAGTTATGCTCGCCGCCTGACCGAATCAGATGATCCGCCCTTTACCGACCCCGATGAACAACAGTGGTGGCGCGACGCCTGTGATGAAGCTCAACAGTCGTACTACGTGAACGAGACCCGTGCCCGGTTCATTGACGTGGATCCGGATTCGCAGCGTCGGCGCCTGGGTTTGCCCTGGCAGCAGCGCAGCGATGCACTGATCTTGCCAAAAGTGCCTCTACCCAATGGTCTGGAGCCGCGCCTTGTTTCGTTCGAGCAACTGACCCTGCGTCAGGATTCTGCACAGTGGAAGGCTTTGCGGGTACTGACCGGACAATCGGTGCAGCGTTACCTCAAGACGTCCGATCAATCGCTGCTGCCCGATGGCCGTGCCGAATACGAAGCCTTGGCCGGACCGCTGGAAGTGGCGCAAATGGACAAGACCGCACTGGACGCCTACAACGATCTGCCGCCGCCCTTCGATATCCGCGCGGAACTGACGAACATCGGGTACACGCCGATGCCCCCCTTGTTCGAACCGCCGCCACCGGAAAACGAGAAAAAGAATGTGTGGTCGTCGCTCCACGGATTCGCCCGGTACGACAATCTCGCCAAATTTTTCAACGTGCTGGAGTACCACAAGACGCCCAGCCATGGTGTGACGAAAGCCAAGCACGACGACTATCAACTGGCGATCAAAAGCGTCGAATTGCCCGATGGCTGTACAACCCGGAGCGAACATGACTATCACTCACTGCAAACGGTGCGCATCATCGATGCCAACGAAAACACTCAGGAAGCCATTTACCAACCGTTCGGGCGGCTCCTTGCCCACAGTTTTTTCGGCACCGAAAACGGTATCGCCACAGGCTTCAAGCCGCTGAGCGATTTCCTGCGCCCGGAGGATCCTCGTCCCGACCCGGCCATCGCCGACCCGGTTGCAGCGGTGCAACAGGCCGCCGGCATATTGCTCGAGAATCTGTTCAGCTGGATGGGAGAATTGCCGCCAACCGTCAACCCCGAACTGCTCGACAAATGGATCGCCAACGGTGATGTCCTGCCCAGTGGGCATATTTGCGCCAGCGCCCGGCAACGCTTGCGGCAAGATGTTCCCATGACCGCGTCGGACCAGGCATTGGGCGAACTCATCGCCACGGTTCGCCGAGTGCCGGTGCACAGCGTCAGCCTCGACGTCGACCGTTACCCCGACGATCCGGTTGCGGCCCAGATCCGCATCGTCAAAGCCTGCGTGGACGGTTTCGGCCGGCCGCTGCAAACCCAGCAACTGGTTGAGCCCGGCATGGCCTATGCGGTGGACGCCGACGGCAAACTGATCATTGAAGACGGTAAGTATCTTGAAGTTTTCGCCGACCCGCGCTGGCGCATCAGCGAACGGGTCGAATACAACAATAAAGGCTTGCCAGTTCGACAGTTCCGGCCGTTTTTTGCCAACACCCATCGCTACGTCAACGATCATTCCCTGCGCGAGCTCGGCTATTTCGATCAACTGTTCTATGACGTGTTGGGCCGGCCGGTCAAACTGATCAACGCCAAAGGGTACTTCTCCCGCGAGACGTATCATCCGTGGTACCGCATCAGCGAGGACTTTAACGACACGTATGAGCCGCCGTCCACGGAACCGCAGAGATCGCGCCCATGA
- a CDS encoding fumarate hydratase — protein MTVIKQDDLIQSVADALQFISYYHPVDFIQAMHEAYLREESPAARDSMAQILINSRMCATGHRPICQDTGIVTVFVRVGMDVRWDGATMGLDDMINEGVRRAYNLPENVLRASILADPAGARKNTKDNTPAVIHYSIVPGNTVEVDVAAKGGGSENKSKMAMLNPSDSIVDWVLKTVPTMGAGWCPPGMLGIGIGGTAEKAAVMAKEVLMESIDIHELKKRGPSNRIEEMRLELFEKVNQLGIGAQGLGGLTTVLDVKIMDYPTHAASLPVCMIPNCAATRHAHFVLDGSGPASLEAPPLDAYPEIVWEAGPSARRVNLDTLTPEEVQSWKPGETVLLNGKMLTGRDAAHKRMVEMLNKGETLPVDLKGRFIYYVGPVDPVREEVVGPAGPTTATRMDKFTRQILEQTGLLGMIGKSERGPTAIEAIKDHKAVYLMAVGGAAYLVAQAIKKSRVVAFAELGMEAIYEFDVKDMPVTVAVDSKGESVHITGPAIWQQKISESLAVEVQ, from the coding sequence ATGACCGTGATCAAGCAAGACGACCTGATTCAGAGCGTTGCCGACGCCCTGCAATTCATTTCCTACTACCACCCCGTGGATTTCATCCAGGCGATGCACGAGGCCTACCTGCGTGAAGAATCGCCGGCAGCCCGCGATTCCATGGCGCAGATCCTGATCAACTCGCGCATGTGCGCCACCGGCCACCGCCCGATCTGCCAGGACACCGGTATCGTTACCGTGTTCGTGCGTGTGGGCATGGACGTTCGTTGGGATGGCGCCACCATGGGCCTGGACGACATGATCAACGAAGGCGTGCGCCGGGCTTACAACCTGCCGGAAAACGTCCTGCGTGCCTCGATCCTCGCCGACCCGGCGGGCGCTCGTAAAAACACCAAGGACAACACCCCGGCCGTTATTCACTACTCCATCGTTCCGGGTAACACCGTAGAAGTGGACGTGGCGGCCAAGGGCGGCGGTTCCGAGAACAAGTCGAAAATGGCCATGCTCAACCCGTCCGACTCGATCGTCGACTGGGTACTGAAGACCGTTCCGACCATGGGCGCCGGCTGGTGCCCACCGGGCATGCTCGGCATCGGCATCGGCGGCACCGCCGAGAAAGCCGCTGTCATGGCCAAGGAAGTGTTGATGGAGTCCATCGACATTCACGAGCTGAAGAAGCGCGGCCCGTCCAACCGTATCGAAGAGATGCGCCTGGAGCTGTTCGAGAAGGTCAACCAACTGGGCATAGGCGCCCAAGGCCTGGGTGGCCTGACCACCGTGCTCGACGTGAAGATCATGGATTACCCGACCCACGCCGCTTCGTTGCCGGTGTGCATGATCCCGAACTGCGCCGCCACCCGTCACGCGCACTTCGTGCTCGACGGTTCCGGCCCGGCCTCGCTGGAAGCGCCACCACTGGACGCCTACCCGGAAATCGTCTGGGAAGCCGGCCCATCAGCCCGTCGCGTCAACCTCGATACCCTGACGCCTGAAGAAGTGCAGAGCTGGAAGCCGGGCGAAACCGTCCTGCTCAACGGCAAGATGCTCACCGGTCGCGACGCCGCGCACAAGCGCATGGTCGAGATGCTGAACAAGGGTGAAACCCTGCCAGTAGATCTGAAAGGTCGCTTCATCTACTACGTCGGCCCGGTCGATCCGGTGCGTGAAGAAGTAGTCGGCCCGGCTGGCCCGACCACCGCGACGCGGATGGACAAGTTCACCCGTCAGATCCTCGAGCAAACCGGCCTGTTGGGCATGATCGGCAAATCCGAGCGCGGCCCGACCGCGATCGAAGCGATCAAGGACCACAAAGCCGTTTACCTGATGGCTGTTGGTGGCGCGGCTTACCTGGTGGCACAAGCCATCAAGAAATCCCGCGTGGTAGCTTTCGCCGAACTGGGCATGGAAGCGATCTACGAGTTCGACGTCAAAGACATGCCTGTGACCGTTGCGGTCGACAGCAAGGGCGAGTCAGTACACATCACCGGTCCTGCGATCTGGCAGCAGAAGATCAGTGAGAGCCTGGCGGTGGAGGTGCAGTAA
- a CDS encoding GGDEF domain-containing protein, whose amino-acid sequence MTHNAIQRLLLKRFALAAGTYALALLLLWLAFFTGHYQESITGMAIGSALVVLSQAVLFAVFSSGCNLRFSDPSLTEVQILLGLGWQTWLIAHLDEARGVFLLLYLLILLFGLFHLSRAAFARCAFLVFFSFSAITLWEGYHFQLPDPTLALLQVCVLFVVLAWLVLYARYVRMSRQRMRQRRFALQAHQDTLRGMMRQLEGLVATDELTGLFNRRHFLRLASRELNAMEADVVHGLALIDLDHFKRINDVHGHAAGDQVLQAFAGVATACLRDGDILARYGGEEFVVLLPDCDAERLTACCERLRIAFMDVELVGLDVRHLSLSAGMTLLALGDDLDDALHRADQALYRAKRDGRNRCAAAWENVDA is encoded by the coding sequence TTGACCCATAACGCCATCCAGCGGCTTTTGCTCAAACGCTTTGCCCTCGCAGCTGGCACCTACGCCCTGGCTTTGCTGCTGCTGTGGCTGGCGTTTTTCACCGGTCACTACCAAGAGTCCATCACCGGTATGGCGATCGGCAGCGCGTTGGTGGTGCTCAGCCAGGCGGTGTTGTTCGCGGTGTTCTCCAGCGGCTGCAACCTGCGCTTTTCCGATCCAAGCCTGACCGAAGTGCAAATACTACTGGGGCTGGGTTGGCAAACCTGGCTGATCGCCCATCTGGACGAAGCGCGCGGCGTGTTTTTGCTGTTGTACCTGCTGATCCTGCTGTTCGGGTTGTTTCATCTTTCGCGCGCGGCTTTCGCCCGTTGCGCGTTTCTGGTGTTTTTCAGTTTCAGCGCCATCACCTTGTGGGAGGGCTACCACTTTCAGCTACCCGACCCGACGCTGGCACTGTTGCAGGTGTGCGTGCTGTTTGTGGTGCTCGCATGGCTGGTGCTTTACGCCCGTTACGTGCGGATGTCGCGCCAGCGTATGCGTCAGCGGCGGTTTGCCTTGCAGGCGCATCAGGACACCCTGCGCGGAATGATGCGCCAGCTCGAAGGCCTGGTGGCGACCGACGAACTCACCGGGCTGTTCAACCGCCGTCATTTCCTGCGCCTGGCCTCTCGCGAGTTGAACGCCATGGAAGCCGACGTGGTGCATGGCCTGGCGTTGATCGACCTCGATCACTTCAAGCGCATCAACGATGTTCACGGCCATGCCGCCGGCGATCAGGTGTTGCAAGCGTTCGCCGGGGTGGCCACTGCCTGCCTGCGCGATGGCGATATTCTGGCCCGCTATGGCGGCGAAGAGTTCGTGGTGCTGTTGCCCGATTGCGACGCCGAGCGCCTGACGGCATGTTGCGAGCGATTGCGCATTGCTTTCATGGATGTCGAGTTGGTCGGCCTGGATGTGCGTCACCTCAGCCTGTCGGCGGGCATGACGTTGTTGGCGCTTGGCGACGATCTGGATGATGCCTTGCACCGCGCCGATCAGGCGCTGTATCGCGCCAAGCGTGACGGCCGTAACCGTTGCGCGGCGGCCTGGGAGAATGTCGATGCCTGA